Within the Corallococcus exiguus genome, the region GAAGAAGGCGCTCCAGGCGGCGCGCACGCGCGCGGAGCTGGAGGACCTGTACCTGCCGTACAAGCCCAAGCGCCGCACGCGCGCGGCCATCGCCCGGGAGAAGGGGCTGGAGCCGCTGGCGGACCTGGTGTGGAAGCAGGAGGGCCAGCGCGGGGAGAACCTGGACGCGCGCGTGAAGCCGTACGTGAGCGCGGACAAGGGCGTGGCGGACGTGGCGCAGGCGCTGGCGGGCGCGCGGGACATCTGCGCGGAGCGGGTGGCGGAGGACGCCAGGCTGCGCCGCGAGGCCCGCGACATCTGCGCGCGGCGGGGCTCGCTGCGCTCGGACGTGGTGCCCGCGAAGAAGGGCGAGACGACCAAGTTCGAGAACTACTACGGCCACGAGGAGCCGCTGTCCCAGGCCCCGTCCCACCGCGTGCTGGCGCTCTTGCGCGGCGAGGAGGAGGGCGTGCTGAAGGTGAAGCTGGGCCTGCCGGACGACGAGGTGAAGGGGCTCTTCACCGGGCGCGTGGTGACGCGGCCGCAGTCGCTGTTCGCGGGCGAGCTGCGCGCGGCGGTGGAGGACAGCTGGGACCGGCTGATGGGGCCGTCGCTGGAGTCGGAGCTGCGCGCGGAGCTGAAGGAGCGCGCGGACAAGGGCGCCATCGGGGTGTTTGGAGAGAACCTGCGGCATCTGTTGCTGACGGCGCCGGCCGGGGCTCGGGCGGTGCTGGCGTTGGACCCGGGGCTTCGCACGGGCATCAAGCTGGTGATGCTGGACGCGACGGGGACGGTGGCGGAGACGACGACGCTCTATTCGGAGCGGAGCGCGGACGAGCGGGCGCGCGCGGCGAAGTTGCTGGAGGCGGTGGTGCGCAAGCACAAGCCGGAGCTGATCGCCGTGGGCAACGGCACGGGCAGCCGGGAGGCGGAGGTCTTCACTCGGGACACGCTGAAGGCGATGGGCGTGCAGGTCCCCGTGGTGTCGGTGAGCGAGCAGGGCGCGTCCATCTACTCCGCGTCGGAGGTGGCGCGGGATGAGTTCCCGGAGATGGACGTGTCGCTGCGCGGGGCGGTGTCCATCGGGCGGCGCTTGCAGGACCCGCTGGCGGAGTTGGTGAAGATCGACCCGAAGAGCATCGGGGTGGGGCAGTACCAGCACGACGTGGACCAGGGCCTGCTGAAGAAGAAGCTGGGCGAGGTGGTGGACTCGTGCGTGAACGCGGTGGGCGTGGACGTGAACACGGCGTCACCGCAGCTCTTGGAGCACGTGTCCGGAGTGGGGCCGTCGCTGGCGAAGAAGCTGGTGGCGCACCGGGCTGCGAAGGGGCGCTTCACGACGCGAAAGGAGCTCTTGAAGGTGAGCGGCCTGGGGCCGAAGACGTTCGAACAGGCTGCGGGCTTCCTGCGGGTGCGAGGACCGGAGCCGCTGGATTCGAGCGCGGTGCACCCGGAGCGCTACACGGTCGTGGAGCGGATGGCGAAGGACCTGGGCGTGGACGTGGCGTCGCTGGTGGGGAACGCGTCGCTGGTGCGTCAGATTGAAGCCAAGCGCTACCTGGGGCCGGAACTGGGCGAGCTGACGCTCAAGGACATCCTGGCGGAGCTGGAGAAGCCGAGCCGGGACCCTCGAGGAGACTTCACGGCGCACGCGACGCGGGATGACCTGCGCACGCTGGAGGACGTGAAGGAGGGGATGGTGTTGCAGGGCGTGGTGACGAACGTGACGGCGTTCGGCGCGTTCGTGGACGTGGGAGTGCATCAGGACGGACTGGTGCACGTGTCGCAGCTGGCGGCGCGCTTCATCAAGGATCCGTCGGAGGTGGCCAAGGTGGGCGACCGGCTGACGGTGAAGGTCCTGACCGTGGACCTGGCGCGCAAGCGGTTGGCGTTGTCCGTGCGGGCGGTGCTGGAAGGTGGGGCGCCGCAGCCGTCCGGACGGCCGGCACAGGCAAAGCCCGCGAGTGCACCGGCGCAGCAGCAGCAGCGGCCCGCGCAGAAGCCTGCGACGCAGGCTCCTCCGCAGAAGAAGCCAGAGCCGTTCAACAATCCGTTCTCGAAGCTGAAGCGCTGACGCACATGGCTCACTTTCAAGACCTGAC harbors:
- a CDS encoding Tex family protein, which translates into the protein MHVYAVALAQELGIKPEQVDRTLALHEEGGTVPFIARYRKEATGGLDEVQIQSILDKATERAELDGRRDTILRSIEEQGKLTPELKKALQAARTRAELEDLYLPYKPKRRTRAAIAREKGLEPLADLVWKQEGQRGENLDARVKPYVSADKGVADVAQALAGARDICAERVAEDARLRREARDICARRGSLRSDVVPAKKGETTKFENYYGHEEPLSQAPSHRVLALLRGEEEGVLKVKLGLPDDEVKGLFTGRVVTRPQSLFAGELRAAVEDSWDRLMGPSLESELRAELKERADKGAIGVFGENLRHLLLTAPAGARAVLALDPGLRTGIKLVMLDATGTVAETTTLYSERSADERARAAKLLEAVVRKHKPELIAVGNGTGSREAEVFTRDTLKAMGVQVPVVSVSEQGASIYSASEVARDEFPEMDVSLRGAVSIGRRLQDPLAELVKIDPKSIGVGQYQHDVDQGLLKKKLGEVVDSCVNAVGVDVNTASPQLLEHVSGVGPSLAKKLVAHRAAKGRFTTRKELLKVSGLGPKTFEQAAGFLRVRGPEPLDSSAVHPERYTVVERMAKDLGVDVASLVGNASLVRQIEAKRYLGPELGELTLKDILAELEKPSRDPRGDFTAHATRDDLRTLEDVKEGMVLQGVVTNVTAFGAFVDVGVHQDGLVHVSQLAARFIKDPSEVAKVGDRLTVKVLTVDLARKRLALSVRAVLEGGAPQPSGRPAQAKPASAPAQQQQRPAQKPATQAPPQKKPEPFNNPFSKLKR